In Geitlerinema sp. PCC 9228, the genomic window CGTAGCCCCCAAAGGGCTTAGGCTGGTCAGCTACCTGAAGCTGGAGGCATGAAGCCCCCGTGCTTCAGCCGGGGGGTGCTGACTCTGCATATTTCCATGGCTTTATTCGTACAGCCACTGGGTCATACTGGGTTCCCAACTAACCAACTCTTGCGGTTGAAACCAAAGATCGATTTCTTTTTTCGCCGTATCTTCCGCATCGGAACCGTGGATGAGGTTGCGACCGATATCGATGCCAAAATCGCCGCGAATGGTTCCCGGGTCGGCTTCGTTGGGTTTGGTGGCACCAATAATTTTCCGCGCCGAGGCAATAACATCTTTGCCTTCCCAAACCATAGCTACCACTGGACCCGAAGTGATAAACGAAACCAAGCTAGAGAAAAACGGTTTGTCTTTGTGAACGTCGTAATGTTGTTCTGCCAGTTCGCGGCTGACAGTAACGAACTTCATCCCAACTAAGGTAAATCCCTTGTTTTCAAAGCGGCGAATAATTTCACCGACCAAACCCCGTTGTACGCCGTCGGGTTTAATGGCAATAAATGTGCGTTCCATGAAGATCTTCCAGAACAATACAACCAAACAATAGAAGATTATCGCAGAATCTGGTTTTGGTGGAAGAGAAGGAAGAGAGGGAAGATTGGAGGGATTTTCGTATTATGCTGGGAAGAATGGGTATTGTTGTGTAGGGAAAGTAGCAATTGATGGTTTCTGGATCGCAGTTTCGTGTAGAAGCAAATTCTCATGCTACCCAAGCGGCAGTGGGGAAACAACAGCCTTGGACTGTGGAAGACAGCGAACAGCTGTATCGGATTCACGGATGGGGAGACCCTTATTTTTCTATTAACTCCGCTGGTCGGATTACCGTGTCTCCTAAAGGCGATCGCGGTGGGTCGTTGGATTTGTTTGAATTGGTGGAAGGATTGCGCCAGCGCAATATTGGGTTGCCGTTGTTGGTGCGATTTACCGATATTTTAGCCGATCGCATGGAACGGTTGAATGCTTGTTTTGACAAAGCGATCGCGCGCTACAACTATCCAGGAACCTATCAAGGGGTTTTTCCCGTCAAATGCAACCAACACCGCCATCTGGTGGAGAAAATCGTAGAATTTGGCGAACCGCACCACTTTGGTCTGGAAGCCGGTTCCAAACCAGAATTAATTATTGCTCTTTCCTGTTTGCCTCCCAGCCAAAAAACCCTGGTGATTTGCAACGGCTACAAAGATGCGGAATACATGGAAATTGCCATGCTATCCCAAAGGCTGGGTCACCGACCGATTTTGGTTCTCGAACAGGTAGAAGAAGTTCCCCTAGCCATCGAGATTGCCGGAAAGTTAAATATCGTTCCCATTTTGGGAGTACGCGCCAAACTACAAACCAAGGGAATCGGTCGTTGGGGAGGGTCTACCGGCGATCGCGCCAAATTTGGTTTAAACGTTCCCGAGATCGTACAGGCGGTTGGTTCCTTGCGGGAAGCCGGCATGTTG contains:
- the ndk gene encoding nucleoside-diphosphate kinase; the encoded protein is MERTFIAIKPDGVQRGLVGEIIRRFENKGFTLVGMKFVTVSRELAEQHYDVHKDKPFFSSLVSFITSGPVVAMVWEGKDVIASARKIIGATKPNEADPGTIRGDFGIDIGRNLIHGSDAEDTAKKEIDLWFQPQELVSWEPSMTQWLYE